TCGATACGTGCAATTTGGGCGCTGGAGAGCGCGGTACGCCATATGCCGGCTTTACCCTCGCGGAAGAAGCGCCGTGCGGAATCGGGCTTTTCTTTAAACCCGTGGCGCGACTCTTCTTCCTGTAACACCTCGAACCGGGTTGCTGCCAGCGTTCGTTCAAGTACTTCGGGCTCCTGGGGCAAATCACAATGCTGAACAATCCGCCTCAACTGTTCGGCCGGATCGGCAAGCAGATCTTCGTAGCGCACCAACAGGATTCTCGGGGATCCGCCGTCGAGCCAACTATTCACGTGAGAATGCCATGAGAGGAGTCTCTGCGGCAGTTGCCCGGCGATATCGAGCCTGGCGCTGTTGACAACCGCATCGGCATCTGCGAGCAGGTCAATGGCCCGATCGATGGAACGCCCATCGTAATGGGCGTAAGAGACAGCGATGTCGCGCGGATCGCGGGTGATGTAAACGCTACCCAGCGTAAGTTCGGGGGGAAACAAGGGATCGCCAGCGCTGGTCAGCACCCAGGCATCGTGAACCTTTCGAAACATCGGCGCGGTCGCTTCCGCGGCTTCCTTTGCATACATCCAGGGTCGCAGCCGTTCGATCTCTCGTAACGTCAGGTCCGAAGATTCGATACCAAGCAAATCATCGAAAGCGGTTCGGCTCATACCCGGAGGAACCACCTTTTCATTTCTGTCGAACCGGATCGGACGACCGCCGCCGGCCAGGCTCTGTAGCATCAAACGGATCCAGGTGTTACCCGACTTCGGATAGGAGGCAATCCAGTAATACCCATTCACCAAGCAACTCACACCTTTCCCATTACCATGCTCCCATCGCCAAAGGCAATGAACACACGGGCACAATTGCACAATTGCCGAAACAACACCACAAGCTACTCAACTTGAGTGACCAGTCCGTTTTCCTCCAACCGGGCCAGCCAAGCCTGCACCTCGCCTTCGATAGCCGAGGGTTCCACATCGAAGGACATTGAGAGCCCCTTACAGATATTGGTCAGCGTGGTCGGTTGCTCCAGCAGTTTCCAAATCTCACAACCAGTCTGGTTGACGGCGAAGCACTTGCCATTTTGTAAATTCAACAATACCGCCTCGCCGTCGATCTCGGCAAAAAGCGCTTGTAAACTCCGCGAAATAGGTACAGATTCAGACATCATTCCACACTCCATCTACCCATGATATCCGGTTTATTAAACATGTTTTCAGCCTGTAAAGCCAGAGAACTCTTCACTTTGCCGTCCGTCAATCCGCCGGATCGGGATCGTAACTGACAGTGGCGGGATACAGGCTTCGACCATGGGTAAAGTCCCTGTAGGTGTCGTCCCCGATTCGGTAGGCAATCTCCAACCAGCTCATCTTCACGCGGCGGCGGTCAGGAACCGAAATGGCCGGATCGCGCAACCTGGGTAGTAACCAGGATTCCAGCTCCGCTTGCTCCGGATAAAATTGATATCGGTCCGACGGCCCACAACTGGTTTCGTAAACGGAGCAACCGCGTTTTATAGTCATACGGATAGCCCCAAGGAGCGCGTTGTCAGCCGCGGCCGAACGGACGTCACGGTAAACAGCCCGGGCCGCTTTCAGTCCATTACAGTAGAAATAGGCCGAGTAGCGATCAGACGATGTGCGCCGTTGCACCTCACTGCCGCATTTGTAGTCGTAAGGTAAGGTCTCGGCCAATTCCGCAAAAGCGACCAGTTCCCGCACGGTATCGATCGATATCTTGACTTTGTAACATTCGGCGCAAGCCAAGGGAACATAACGGCGCTGGTAAACATAGGGAAACAGAACGTTCAGGCAGCCCCGGCAGTTGACGTCGAGTTGGCGAATGCGCGAAATCTGACTCTGAGGCTCGTCGGCTCCGACCGCCAAAACCCAGTACCCGTCCCCCGACTCGCTGAACGCCCCCCCGACTAGCGCCTGCTGCAAACTTTCCGCGACACGGCGACCGGCAAAGCTCCTCTTGAGAACATCGGAACTATCTTCAGAAGATTCCGGCGATGTCGACGCTTGAGATATAGGAATATCAGCAGGCCCGGTCATAAGAGCACCTCAGTCCTCAAAGTCCAATGCCACGGATGGGGGCAGGTCGGCCGCAGTGACCTCACGTGACCTGATCGCGCGCATCTCTTCCAACAGAAACTCCCGTGGCCCGAAGGCGTCCATCAACGCCACGACAGCTTGCCTGAGTTCCTGCTCATAGCGGGCCATAGCCTTCTCATCCTGGCAGTTGATCGGTGCTGGCCGGCGTAACTCAGGCCTCTCACTCGCCAGTTCGCCCAAACGTTTGACATAGTCGCAACCGTGCGGACGCTCCAACAAGATTCCCAGTTGTAACGACGCATCAGGAATCTTGCAGCGGTGGGCAAGACCGTAGGGAAGAACCATAACATCACCAGGTGACATGACAAACCGATGGGTAACCGTGTCGTTGTTAATCTGGGTCGGTTTGCGGGCATCGGGAACATCGACCACATCGCCCAGTATCTCCCACTCTTTCAGACCTGCCACCTGAACGACGATGATATCGTATCGATCAAAATGGGCATTCAACGCATAGCCGGGACCAAAATTGGCGACATAAGCCAACTGGGCCGGACAGGCGAAACCCTCCCGCGCTTCACACCACAAACCATGTAAATCCTTGGACCGGTGTTCAAGCCGATTGAGAATCACGCTGACTCCCTGCCTGGACAACCTATTAAAGGCACTGCCATCAATGGAAGTACCGGAACGACTTCCGGTCAGGCAAGAGAGAGGAATCGGCCTGCCATCCTTGAAGACCCTTATGCCCCTCATTCCCACCCGCTGCAGATTGAGAATTGATACAAACGAGTCCCAACCTAACAATGTCGTCAATCGCTCACCGCCTCCGCAAGGCAGGTGCAGAAAACGACGCTCTATGATGGCTGCAATGGCCTCTTCCAGGCCCAAGGGGCCAAGCAACTCGTCAAGCTTCACCAAGACCTCCCAATACCATCCAGTAGCGGATTCGCCAGCCCAAAGACTTCAACTCTCATGTACCTCACCCTGCAATACCATCCCAAACTCCCGAGCTATCTTACTGTAAGATGGTTCGATCCAGAAAATTAGCATGTCGAGCCCCATAGAAGCCTGACGGGGGGAATCCACACAACGATCGCCCATCGCGAATAAACAACCGACAACGACCGCAATGCCTATTCGTCGTTGAACAGGCACAATGAAGTGGCTGCACTAAACTCTGGACACGCACATTTTAATAAGCTGTAAGGCACTTAGTGCGTCACAAATTAGCCGCAATCACCGACACCACGTCATCGATCACCGAAAAGTCGTGAAGATGATCCAGGCGCCAATGAGTCGGGCAAGCCGCAGCCACCGGCACCAGCAAGGCCTTTAAACGAACGAGATCGGGATCGAGACGACGTGCCGACGGCAAACGGTAAACAGCGCGCTTCAACGCACCCAGCGCCACGATACCGCGCAAACGCTCCGGGGCATCGAAACGTCGCTCGAAAGCACGGTTCAGGTGCAGTATCGCGCCCAACGGCAAGGGATCGGCAGAGTAAGCATCATCCAGAGGCAAATGTACCTTGGCGGATTCCGATCGGCTGCATTCAAAACCCGCATGATCTATCCCCAGGGCCTCCGCGGTCCGGGACCATACCTTGAGACGAGGGAACGCGGGCCGCACCCAGGCGATACCCTTGTCGTCCGGCACCACTACCGTCACGTCGTCAGCCAAAATCGGAAAACCGCGACGTAGGAAAGCCGCGGCAAGAGTCGATTTCCCGGCTCCGGAGTTACCCGCAAGAATCACTGCCTTTCCGTCAATGGCAACACAACTCCCATGGATCGGCAGCACATTACGCTGGTGACAAAGAATGCCCAGCACCGTTCCCAACAGAAAGACCCTGAGATCCGGCGCATCGAGGGCAATCCGCGGCTCGATTACGACATCCCTTCCGCCACTGATCAAATAGACCGCAACGTCCTCAATGATGAAGCGACAGGTTCCGTCCGCAGTGACCTGAAACAAGGGCGTCTCCTCGACTATACCTTCCAGGCGTTCGGCTACGCTCCCGAGGCGGATGAAAATATCGGGCTCTTGCCCGCCCCCTTGCCACGGAAGCAGATCCGCGATGGGGAGATCGCTGCAAACCTGCCAGCCACAGAGATTCAGCAGATGGGCGGACATTATATTCCCTCCATTAACCGAACAACGCTGTCACGGCAAAGCGTGAATCGGCGAATTCACCGCTCGGAAGACCGACAGGCAGTACCTGATGAGGCAGCCACGAAGGAAACACAACCAACATGTCGCTCTCCGGTTCGACGTCCACCGTCTCTTCCTGAGACAGCGAGAATAACCTCAGGGCACCCCCGGTATAGCGATGCGGCGTCTGGGAGAAATAGTAGAGGCAGGTCACGCGCCTGGGCTGATCCGGGCGGTGTTTGCCATGAAATACATCGACGTGCTTCTGGTAATGTCCCCCTTCGCCGTAGATGACGGCAACCAGATCCAGCAGCTTGGGCGAAAATGGCGAAAGCCCCATTTCCACCATCAATTCCGGGAGAAACGCCAACAGACGATCTGCCAATACCGCGCCGAACTCGCCGAGGCTGGTGCACATCCGCGAGTTACGAATATCGGTGCTAAGACGCCCATCAGGGGCATTGCCGATCATGCCCGTATGACATTCCGTTTCGTGAGCGATAATGTGCTCCCGAAGCCCACTGGCAAAGGTTTCGCCGAGGAATCCGTGCCGGACGACATGCGGGCAACGGTGTAGCACCCGTGGCAATATATCCTGAGCCATACCCGCCCGATTACCTTCAAACAAATGATTCTGCATCGCTACCCTCCTCACTCCACCTGACGGCCATTTGGAATCGCCCGCACTGCGGAACGAACCGCTCATGCAGGAAAATTGGAAACCCCCGGTATTAACCGTTGCCGCCCTCGAACCAGTTTACATACTGTCCGAAATGGATACCTCGCGCCAGCACGGCCCGATATTCTGCCCCCCGGGCCGCCATTGCCTGTGAGTCGGGCGGCCAATCAGCGATCAAAGCACGCAGGCGCGGCAGGTCTAGGCAGCGCTGCGCGAGAGGCAAGGCCTCCAGGCGCCGGATTTCCATCTCCAGATACGGACGCTCCCGCTGCATGCGGTTAAACCACTCCGGGCACTGCATATCCGCCAAGCGGTTTTCTATCACCCGTTCGGGTGCCCGGCCGACCAATGCGCGACGCGCCAGGTGCCGCGTTTGTCCATCCCGTAAGTACTGATCCTCCGGAATTGCCAGCAAAAACTCCAGCAAATTGCGATCGGTAAAGGGATCACGCGTCTCCACACCGCGCAATCCGCGCAGCAAGGCAGATCGGTAATGCGGTGCGCCACTGGCAGGAAACGATTGTATACGCTGGCGCCACGCGCCCCCTCCCGAGTCTCGCTGGCCGCCGCCCAGCTTCAACATTCGTTCAAGCACGCCCTGTTCCCGCCCAAACTCGAGTCGCATCGCCGAGAAGCATTGCCACGGAGCTTCCGCCTTCTGCCTGCGGTGCAACAGGCCGCGCCGGACCTCGGCCGGCAGGAATGGTCGCACCGCCTCGTGCCAAAGCAGGCGCCCGGCAGTTCGTCTCGACCAGCGCGCACCGCCGCTCCCCGCCGCCAACGCACGCGCTTCTCTGAGCAAACGCCACCAATGCCCCGTTTTCAGCATTGTGCTTAAGGACGGAACCCCGTCCCAACTCCACGTCGGGTTACCAAAATCGCCGACCAGAAGCACACGACTTCCCAGCGCTCGCACCTGGTCAGTCGCCGCCGCAAGCCACCCCATGTTCAATACCCCGCGCACCGGTTCGCCCGTAATGTCGAAATACGCTTGCGGATTGGTCCAGATCAGTGGGCGACCTTCCGCCACCACAAAATGCGGCACCATGTTCGGATACATCGCGGCAATCGCCTCGACCAACGGCCGCTCATCCAGATAGTGGCCGGGCTTTGCCACCAAATTGGCATCCGACTCGGGCAGCACGGTGACTGTATTCAGTTGCTGGGGCGCACAACACCTTGCCGCAGACGTGGCGACGGATGCGGAATCGAGCCCGCCTGTCAAAGCGGCGACCACCGGATCTGCGGCCCGCAGTCGAGCCGAAACGGAACGATCGAGTAGCTCCCGTGCCGCCTCCACGTATTCGCTGTCGCTCGAAAACCGGACACGGCGCTCGGGATCCGGCTGCCAGTAGATAGTCTGCCGCTCGCCCTGTTCGGTGAACGTCATGACGGATGCAGGAGCGACACGCCACACTTCGCGGTAGAATGTCTGTTCGGGAGGCGAAAATATATCGGCCAGAAAATCGGCAAGAACCGCTTCGTTTAATTCCCTAGGAACCTGCGGTATCGCAACAGCGGCCCGCAGCGTGCTGGCAAAAACGACAAAACCCGCGCCACGATAAAAAAACAGCGGACGTTGCGCGAAGATATCGCAGCCGAGGATCAACTGCCGCTGCCGCTCATCCCAGACGGCAAAGGCAAAATCGCCCCGCATCTTCTCCGCCGCTTCGACGCCCCAGCGCTGCACTGCGGCGTGCACCAACAGGCTGTCAGGGGTCTTGGCCAGATCAAACGAGAGCGAGAGCCGCTTCGCCAACTCTTCGCGGTTGTCGATACGGCCGTCAAAGCAAAGCGCGAGACCGTCAGCCCTATGCGGCTGCTGGTCGTAGCGATCTTCCGGGAGAATCACCGCCTGGCGGTGAGTGAAGAGATATCGGGAACGCCTCAGCGAATGCGTCCGCCCCGGCATGGCCCCATCCAGAGCCGTCGCCAGTCGCTCCGCCGTAGCATCCCAAACCGCTGCGTCATCGAAGCGAACGACCCCCGCAAAGCCAGTCATACAGCCCCCAACACCGGGAAAATCTGCACTCAGGACGCTTTCGGGGCGAAACTCCCGTCGGTGTATATAGGGCCAATACTATGCGCCGTTTTACTTCTTACATCGATATCGACCAAAGTGGGGGACACCCATTTGAGACGTCCTTCGTTTTGCTGTTCCTGGCTGTCGGCATTGGATACATCCAAGCTCTCACCAGTAACTTTTTCATTGCTCATGCGTATACCTGCTGGCTTCAGTGGGTGAAAAACCCCTTGATTGTTTTCAAGTTTAACCCAGACTTAACAGGAAAGAAATATTGGAAATTAGCAGCTTCGCCGCAAGAAGAACGATTTTCGCATAACTTGGACCATTTCATCCTTTCAAGGACAACCCTTTATCGACCTCTATTACTGCAGCAGCGCCTTCAACTGCCAACTGGCCGAAAGAATCCTTGAGACGATCGGGCAAACCACTCCGGCAGCGCCCGACGCAGATTCCGGGTAGACCTGCGCCCATGCGCCCTGCGGCCACGCTGCGGGGAAAAATATCGCGGCTTGTCGGCGATTGGTATCGCTGGTATATTCGCAACAGCTTGCTCGCGGTCATCTATACTATCGACCTAATGAGTGTCGCGCCCCCTAAGGCCCATCCCATACAAGCTTCCGAAGGAACCTGGGATACATACCATCGTCGACAGACCGAACATACATGCCCAGCGCTTCTCCCCTGATCATTCGCCACCGTTGCAACACCGTCGCCGACCTTCAAAGTACCGACCGGAAGCTAGGGGTGGAGATTGACCTGCGCAGCCGCAACGATGAGCTGATTCTGGCTCACGACCCTTTCGTCGCCGGAGAGCGCTTCGGCGACTGGCTCACCGCCTACCGGCATCGCTTTATCATTCTCAACGTCAAGGAGGAAGGCCTGGAGCCGGCAGTCCTGGAAATGCTGGCCAGACACACTATCGAGGACTTTTTCTTTCTCGACCAGTCGATACCCTTCCTGCTGAAGTGCGGCCTGGCCGGTGAGCGGCGCTGTGCGGTACGGGTATCGGAGTACGAAAGCGTGGAAACGGCCCTGCGATTCGCCGGCCTGGTGGACTGGGTTTGGGTCGATACCTTCACTCACCTGGCACTTACCGGGGAGGAGGCGCAACGCCTGCGCCAGGCAGGGCTGAAGCTCTGCCTCGTCTCGCCCGAGTTGGTAGGGAGAAGTAATCCCGGGCACATTGCGGCCATACGGGCCGAATTGGCAGCCAAGCACATTATCATCGACGGCGTCTGCACCAAGTCACCCGATGCCTGGGTCGATGATTTCGTTCACGGTAACGACACGCCGTGAAT
This sequence is a window from Methylomonas methanica MC09. Protein-coding genes within it:
- a CDS encoding sulfotransferase domain-containing protein — protein: MNGYYWIASYPKSGNTWIRLMLQSLAGGGRPIRFDRNEKVVPPGMSRTAFDDLLGIESSDLTLREIERLRPWMYAKEAAEATAPMFRKVHDAWVLTSAGDPLFPPELTLGSVYITRDPRDIAVSYAHYDGRSIDRAIDLLADADAVVNSARLDIAGQLPQRLLSWHSHVNSWLDGGSPRILLVRYEDLLADPAEQLRRIVQHCDLPQEPEVLERTLAATRFEVLQEEESRHGFKEKPDSARRFFREGKAGIWRTALSSAQIARIERDHGATMDRLGYH
- a CDS encoding PqqD family protein translates to MMSESVPISRSLQALFAEIDGEAVLLNLQNGKCFAVNQTGCEIWKLLEQPTTLTNICKGLSMSFDVEPSAIEGEVQAWLARLEENGLVTQVE
- a CDS encoding cupin; translation: MKLDELLGPLGLEEAIAAIIERRFLHLPCGGGERLTTLLGWDSFVSILNLQRVGMRGIRVFKDGRPIPLSCLTGSRSGTSIDGSAFNRLSRQGVSVILNRLEHRSKDLHGLWCEAREGFACPAQLAYVANFGPGYALNAHFDRYDIIVVQVAGLKEWEILGDVVDVPDARKPTQINNDTVTHRFVMSPGDVMVLPYGLAHRCKIPDASLQLGILLERPHGCDYVKRLGELASERPELRRPAPINCQDEKAMARYEQELRQAVVALMDAFGPREFLLEEMRAIRSREVTAADLPPSVALDFED
- a CDS encoding HPr(Ser) kinase/phosphatase produces the protein MSAHLLNLCGWQVCSDLPIADLLPWQGGGQEPDIFIRLGSVAERLEGIVEETPLFQVTADGTCRFIIEDVAVYLISGGRDVVIEPRIALDAPDLRVFLLGTVLGILCHQRNVLPIHGSCVAIDGKAVILAGNSGAGKSTLAAAFLRRGFPILADDVTVVVPDDKGIAWVRPAFPRLKVWSRTAEALGIDHAGFECSRSESAKVHLPLDDAYSADPLPLGAILHLNRAFERRFDAPERLRGIVALGALKRAVYRLPSARRLDPDLVRLKALLVPVAAACPTHWRLDHLHDFSVIDDVVSVIAANL
- a CDS encoding 2OG-Fe(II) oxygenase, which codes for MQNHLFEGNRAGMAQDILPRVLHRCPHVVRHGFLGETFASGLREHIIAHETECHTGMIGNAPDGRLSTDIRNSRMCTSLGEFGAVLADRLLAFLPELMVEMGLSPFSPKLLDLVAVIYGEGGHYQKHVDVFHGKHRPDQPRRVTCLYYFSQTPHRYTGGALRLFSLSQEETVDVEPESDMLVVFPSWLPHQVLPVGLPSGEFADSRFAVTALFG
- a CDS encoding asparagine synthase-related protein, which translates into the protein MTGFAGVVRFDDAAVWDATAERLATALDGAMPGRTHSLRRSRYLFTHRQAVILPEDRYDQQPHRADGLALCFDGRIDNREELAKRLSLSFDLAKTPDSLLVHAAVQRWGVEAAEKMRGDFAFAVWDERQRQLILGCDIFAQRPLFFYRGAGFVVFASTLRAAVAIPQVPRELNEAVLADFLADIFSPPEQTFYREVWRVAPASVMTFTEQGERQTIYWQPDPERRVRFSSDSEYVEAARELLDRSVSARLRAADPVVAALTGGLDSASVATSAARCCAPQQLNTVTVLPESDANLVAKPGHYLDERPLVEAIAAMYPNMVPHFVVAEGRPLIWTNPQAYFDITGEPVRGVLNMGWLAAATDQVRALGSRVLLVGDFGNPTWSWDGVPSLSTMLKTGHWWRLLREARALAAGSGGARWSRRTAGRLLWHEAVRPFLPAEVRRGLLHRRQKAEAPWQCFSAMRLEFGREQGVLERMLKLGGGQRDSGGGAWRQRIQSFPASGAPHYRSALLRGLRGVETRDPFTDRNLLEFLLAIPEDQYLRDGQTRHLARRALVGRAPERVIENRLADMQCPEWFNRMQRERPYLEMEIRRLEALPLAQRCLDLPRLRALIADWPPDSQAMAARGAEYRAVLARGIHFGQYVNWFEGGNG